The Alkalibacter rhizosphaerae genomic sequence GGATCCTCTACCATTATCACACCAGAACCATGACCAAGAGGGTCAAAGGCATCGATGTCATGTTCCCGGAATCCTACATCGAGATCAACCCGATAACGGCCAGCCGACTGGACTTGGCAGATGGAGACAAGGTAAAAGTTGCTTCCAGAAGAGGCGACATCGTCACCACAGCAAAAGTAACGGACAAAGTAGTGGAGGACGTCGTATTCATGCCATTCCACTTCTACGAGAATGGAGCGAACCGATTGACTGGAACCGCGCTGGATCCAACAGCCAAGATTCCGGAATTGAAGGTCAGCGCCGTCCGTTTGGAAAAAGCATAAGATACACGATGAAAGAAGGAAAGTCATGAAAGAATTCGGAACGGCCATTGTACTGGCCGGAGGGAAAAGCAGCCGAATGGGCTTCGACAAGCAGCATTTGATGCTGCATAACAGTCGACTGGTCCAACGGATCACAGAAACCCTTTTAGACGCATTCGATCAAGTCGTTTTGGTCACACAAACGCCGGAATTGTACGGCGGACTTTCTGTTGAAACAGTAGAAGACAAGTATAAAGGCATGGGTCCCCTGGGGGGGATCCATGCCGGTCTTTTAGCCGCAGAGAGCCAATACGCCTTTGTCATTGCCTGCGACATGCCGGGCCTTGACCTGAGATACATCGAATTCATGAAAGACCGGCTGCGGGGATCCGACTATCAGGCCTGCGTCACCCGGTTTGGCGAATGGATCGAGCCTTTTCATGCCTATTATTCCAAGGACCAGATCCAGGACATGGAAGCCTTTTTAGAGACGGGAAGAAAATCGGTGAACCGGTTTTTGGACGGTCAAAAGACCTTGTACGTTCCGGAATCGGAAGCGAGAAAATTCAGCCCTGATTGGGAAATGTTTTATAATTTGAACACCCGGGAAGACCTGGCCCACTACATGACCAGAACCAGGGAAAGCAGCTAAGGAGGGGGATCGATGGCAACGACGAAAACCTATACCATACAAAAGTATAAAGAAGGCTTTCGCCAAGTGGAAGACGAAGTCGTTGTGGAATATACCCTGGCCATCTATCTGAATGACCGGTATTTTATCACTCTGTTGTGCACGCCGGAGCATTTGGAGGAATTGGTCTACGGCTACCTGTTTTCGGAAGGGGTCATCTGTGACAAAGAAGAGATCCTGGAGCTGGAACTGGACGAGGAGAAGGGGAAAGCCATGGTGACCATCGACCGGGAGGATCTGTTTACCTACGCCGGGGATCAGCTGGTTGGAGAAGTGACGGTGACCACCGCCTGCGGTAAAGGGAGAAAAGTGACTTTTCCCGTGGTCCGGGAAGGTGCCGACGAGAAGATCCAGCCCATGGAAGTGGAGCCGGAAGATGTTTTTCGCCTGATCCGTCAGTTCAACAAATCTTCGGACCTGTTTTTACGGACGGGAGGGGTCCATTCCTGCGCCCTTTGTTCCGGCAAGGAAGTCCTTTATGCCAGAGACGACATCGGCCGCCACAATGCCCTGGAAAAAATCTTGGGGAAGGCGCTGCTGGACGGGATCGACTTGAAGGACAAGATGGTACTTACCACTGGGAGAATGTCGTCGGAGATCGTGGACAAGGTGATCCTTCGAGGGATCCCCGTGCTCATATCCAGATCGGCACCGACGGATCGAGCCATCGACCATGCCGAAAAAGCAGGATGCAAGCTCATTGGATTTGTCCGGGGCGACAAGATGAACGTTTATACGACATAACAAAAGGGAGTCGATGGATCGACTCCCTTTTCTTTTTTTGGTTTTCAACCGCCGCCGACGGGCGGCATGATCAATACGTCGTCCCCGTCTTCCAGAGGTGTATCCAGATAGTCCAGGACCAGTGAATTCCGACCGTTGACGTAGACCACCATTCCCTTTTGGAGAGCGTTTCCATCCAACAGCTTTTCCTCCAAGGCAGGTCCGTAGCGGTGGATCAGTTGAAGAAGTGCGTCTGCCAGGGTGGATCCGTCGTCCAGGTCCAGTTCCTGGGATTTTTCCCCTCCTACGTATTGTTCCATGGCAAAGATGGTTTTGACCTGTACTTTCATTGTCAGGAAAGGATTCCCTTTTCCTTCAATTTGGCGGCCACTTCATCCAATCCCAGTTCCTGGAGCTTGGCTTGTGTGGGAACGCCTTCCTGGCTCCATCCTCTGGCCTCGTAATAATCGTGGAGCATCAGGTCCAGCTCTTCTTTGGGAACGGATTGTCCCTTGGAGGCGCCTTCTTTGATGGTCTCTGTCATGACCCGCTCCGGCAGGGTATCGTCGGCTTTGGTCAGTCCTGCTGTCAGGTTGAAGGCACGGGCCACGTTGTTGACTCGGGCGCCGATGACCATGATGTCTTCTTTCTTGAATTCCAGACCCGTTGCTGCACTGACCATGTCTGCCGTATTCTGCTCTGCAATGCTGGCCACGGCCATGTCGATGAGGAAACCGCACATGGTGGGACAGTCGGCAGTGGCCAGACGGAGATCCTGGTTGTACATGGTCAACCAGCCTTTTCCTTCTGCCGTGAACCGGTCGTAGGCTTTCGGAATGTCGGAACCGAATATTTCCTGCGGTGCATACCCACGGTTGTGGTCTGCTCCCG encodes the following:
- a CDS encoding MoaD/ThiS family protein, coding for MKVQVKTIFAMEQYVGGEKSQELDLDDGSTLADALLQLIHRYGPALEEKLLDGNALQKGMVVYVNGRNSLVLDYLDTPLEDGDDVLIMPPVGGG
- the fdhD gene encoding formate dehydrogenase accessory sulfurtransferase FdhD; its protein translation is MATTKTYTIQKYKEGFRQVEDEVVVEYTLAIYLNDRYFITLLCTPEHLEELVYGYLFSEGVICDKEEILELELDEEKGKAMVTIDREDLFTYAGDQLVGEVTVTTACGKGRKVTFPVVREGADEKIQPMEVEPEDVFRLIRQFNKSSDLFLRTGGVHSCALCSGKEVLYARDDIGRHNALEKILGKALLDGIDLKDKMVLTTGRMSSEIVDKVILRGIPVLISRSAPTDRAIDHAEKAGCKLIGFVRGDKMNVYTT
- the mobA gene encoding molybdenum cofactor guanylyltransferase, with product MKEFGTAIVLAGGKSSRMGFDKQHLMLHNSRLVQRITETLLDAFDQVVLVTQTPELYGGLSVETVEDKYKGMGPLGGIHAGLLAAESQYAFVIACDMPGLDLRYIEFMKDRLRGSDYQACVTRFGEWIEPFHAYYSKDQIQDMEAFLETGRKSVNRFLDGQKTLYVPESEARKFSPDWEMFYNLNTREDLAHYMTRTRESS